From Mya arenaria isolate MELC-2E11 chromosome 1, ASM2691426v1, a single genomic window includes:
- the LOC128235566 gene encoding uncharacterized protein LOC128235566, which translates to MDTPLCERSEALICNGNMTTPLGAFSGKKKKVSLKRVKNKSELNISKGKLRSVSKKQEFSFLNASVQKQTLRANNRALAQNLAKAREEIRLMKQTEKQLLALNQEQCVEINRLRRVAGIQDDQIELEVKGRIEQNMLQVKKVVEDLSQSMVQSSQFITVLYDKCVLYSRRSTDVGGSRMSSLGDGPQESTSDTSVTTSRVGPRREVFRSETTAPISDVPKAVTSHHTGSHDMSMIAEQSILVDEGEPMFTATPLESVLETTNDPISSKQTSKLPQRVPRSERVKTLDSKQKTKQDVKEIIDNHKLERSKESSTEEKDKTNDKPKVESNKQAKTKEFLNREEEKSNEKSKVQLGKDVKVVEKKNVERVNRMKEKKKKEKLCNISVVDAQPKEIEHDLGQEADVSAFGFGMNFSADLVSGSPIASEKQSNNPTTENEDQIKDSKGAAEKDRRRDTFVVPKAIVSKRDDRKKQEEGKNSVTNKSKILSSKKSSKELSKSEKTKVSKSAKQSGPLPEIVVQQNYNGIENPFKPTNVLLRSPPGAYISPYKQPDTVVEDKVDLNGFLATFKQSSEAARSQSPIFEPTFSDEPTRYFNTDMELTAVIDSSRLLEGFRSSKTSPNIPPDVSKDLAVRVKHSEQTVEKTGTENKKNENTEKVLENKHTDTLGNTVTKSKQKADKQESQKAARSKHSAKEQETLNQSDNSENSGAAVEVRTKKPGVFTFNVGRKEADGTRKPVPENTSRARSKKKIAVTPEKEERKTGDDRDMFNFGDRTPTVSLDQLPKPAAKNVYDLSMNESVVQSGTLKNMREGIISNGKSTFKIPEPKPDEHIYYLPLKGCPDEKPEKSKRSRSKSGTRSKSKTRKNDSEDEDWVPEKSSRARSASRSRGRSQRRKAEEKTEIAQQRRGRSQSRARKTDDDVEVSDVDDSNSVETVTRRGRSKSRAREVENDEEKKDEVETFSRRGRSKSRAREVENDEEKKDEVETVTRRGRSKSRAREVENDEEKKDEVETFSRRGRSKSRARAVKDNEEKIDEVETVSRHGRSKSCARQVEDNEEKKDKVETVSRREGSKSRAREVGDNEEKKDEVETVSRQGRSKSRAREVKNKEQPKDQVESVEQEKESISSRCRSRSRARKIVIDETDDDVDDEDDVIVVEGKRDAKTNVMSKSKAQKSTECNELENDSEKENDDDVKIERKSRGRSKHRKFTETCDAIEDKLSLNEKSHVDKDTKRRSRSRSVLVLNSEESSGEPEDCNKKALEGTFVVEDSDSECDSIPKRTVERKSSRKSGKEVKKTENENAIIAEEKDTGENYNSKQIEDDKFAALDKIVNRDRGRKSKRIKSLDPDDVFDDLEKMEEILAKDEEQQKSVSKENRKRRKSRKDVNYDYDDNESDSEITKPSTEVKRTKSVKKSVRKKKEKPDDKTNNDNMKAKGELVTDSEKRAVDEKKVTDEKQESLPEKTPAGPKITEKGKKTGGKSTRLGKSTSKRRVKEAQTDDQTPRIKKAKASPERDIKNEKDSIAMLKKRLTMLTSKTATLGEKAQAVVEEELPDEMDAENGDGGSRRRNRTQVSYRPLPLNTKLRQGDNLYVASSSTSKVKAEQTRLAIARKMLVPKVSKDDKENVDRLSSQLDNV; encoded by the exons caAAACATGCTGCAGGTGAAGAAGGTAGTTGAGGATTTGTCACAGTCGATGGTTCAGTCCAGCCAGTTTATAACTGTCCTGTACGACAAATGTGTGCTGTACAGTCGACGGAGCACAGATGTCGGGGGAAGTAGAATGTCCTCACTGGGGGACGGGCCACAGGAATCAACCTCAGATACGTCTGTGACTACCAGTAGAGTTGGGCCTAGAAG GGAGGTGTTCAGATCAGAGACCACCGCGCCTATCTCAGATGTACCAAAGGCTGTCACCTCTCACCATACTGGGTCTCACGACATGAGCATGATCGCAGAACAGTCAATCCTCGTAGATGAGGGCGAGCCAATGTTCACAGCTACACCCCTTGAGTCAG TTTTAGAAACTACAAATGATCCAATATCCAGCAAGCAGACCTCAAAACTTCCGCAGAGAGTTCCAAGAAGTGAAAGAGTTAAAACACTGGATTCCAAACAGAAGACTAAACAAGATGTGAAAGAGATAATTGATAATCACAAATTGGAAAGATCAAAGGAAAGCTCCACTGAAgagaaagacaaaacaaacgACAAACCCAAAGTGGAAAGCAACAAACAGGCAAAAACAAAGGAGTTTTTAAACAGAGAGGAAGAAAAATCTAATGAAAAGTCAAAAGTCCAATTAGGGAAAGACGTCAAAGTtgttgaaaagaaaaatgttgaaagaGTCAACAGAATGAaggaaaagaagaaaaaagaaaagttatgtAACATATCTGTTGTTGATGCACAGCCTAAAGAAATTGAACATGACTTGGGACAGGAGGCTGATGTAAGTGCGTTTGGGTTTGGAATGAATTTTTCAGCTGATCTTGTGTCTGGATCTCCTATTGCTAGTGAAAAACAGAGTAACAATCCCACGACTGAAAATGAAGATCAAATAAAGGACAGTAAAGGTGCCGCAGAGAAAGACAGGCGGAGAGACACATTTGTTGTACCAAAAGCTATTGTTTCTAAGAGGgatgatagaaaaaaacaggaGGAAGGAAAGAACAGTGTTActaataaaagcaaaatattgagCTCCAAAAAGTCATCAAAAGAGCTTTCCAAGTCTGAAAAAACAAAAGTGAGCAAATCAGCAAAACAGTCAGGGCCATTGCCAGAGATAGTTGTGCAACAGAATTACAATGGCATTGAAAATCCCTTCAAACCAACAAATGTTCTGCTGAGAAGCCCTCCTGGTGCATATATCTCCCCTTACAAACAACCAGATACAGTTGTTGAAGATAAAGTTGACTTAAATGGTTTTCTAGcaacatttaaacaaagttcAGAAGCAGCTAGAAGTCAATCACCAATCTTTGAACCAACATTTAGCGATGAACCAACTAGGTATTTCAACACTGACATGGAATTAACAGCTGTTATAGATTCCAGCAGGCTCCTAGAAGGATTTAGATCTTCGAAAACCAGTCCAAATATTCCTCCTGATGTTTCAAAAGATCTGGCTGTAAGAGTTAAACATTCTGAACAAACTGTAGAAAAAACTGGTACAGAgaataagaaaaatgaaaacacagaaaaagtTTTAGAGAACAAGCATACAGACACGTTAGGTAATACGGTGACAAAGTCAAAACAAAAGGCAGACAAGCAAGAAAGTCAAAAAGCAGCTAGAAGTAAACATTCAGCAAAAGaacaagaaacattaaaccAGTCTGATAATTCAGAAAACTCTGGAGCAGCAGTCGAAGTAAGGACTAAGAAGCCAGGAGTGTTTACATTCAATGTTGGTAGAAAAGAAGCTGACGGAACAAGAAAGCCAGTTCCTGAAAATACTAGCAGAGCTAGGTCGAAGAAAAAGATAGCAGTAACACCTGAAAAAGAGGAAAGAAAAACCGGCGATGACCgagatatgtttaattttggaGATAGAACTCCGACAGTATCTCTAGATCAGCTCCCCAAACCTGCAGCTAAAAATGTATACGATCTCTCCATGAATGAAAGTGTTGTTCAGTCGGGAACTCTGAAAAATATGAGAGAAGGCATCATATCAAATGGAAAATCGACTTTCAAAATACCAGAGCCCAAACCagatgaacatatttattatttacccCTCAAAGGTTGCCCAGATGAGAAACCAGAGAAGtctaaaaggtcaaggtcaaaatcagGCACAAGATCCAAGTCTAAAACTAGAAAGAATGATTCAGAAGATGAAGATTGGGTTCCTGAAAAATCATCTAGAGCTAGATCTGCTAGTAGGTCCAGGGGAAGGTCACAAAGAAGAAAAGCTGAAGAAAAGACTGAAATAGCACAGCAAAGAAGAGGAAGATCTCAGTCAAGAGCTAGGAAAACCGATGATGATGTTGAAGTAAGTGATGTAGATGATTCAAATAGTGTTGAAACTGTTACAAGACGAGGAAGGTCCAAGTCACGTGCCAGGGAGGTagaaaatgatgaagaaaaGAAAGATGAAGTTGAAACCTTTTCAAGACGAGGAAGGTCCAAGTCACGTGCCAGGGAGGTagaaaatgatgaagaaaaGAAAGATGAAGTTGAAACTGTTACAAGACGAGGAAGGTCCAAGTCACGTGCCAGGGAGGTagaaaatgatgaagaaaaGAAAGATGAAGTTGAAACCTTTTCAAGACGAGGAAGGTCCAAGTCACGGGCCAGAGCTGTAAAAGATAACGAAGAGAAGATAGATGAAGTCGAAACTGTTTCAAGACACGGAAGGTCAAAGTCATGTGCCAGGCAGGTAGAAGATAATGAAGAAAAGAAGGATAAAGTTGAAACTGTTTCAAGACGAGAAGGGTCCAAGTCACGTGCAAGGGAGGTAGGAGATAACgaagaaaaaaaagatgaagTGGAAACTGTTTCAAGACAGGGAAGGTCCAAGTCACGAGCAAGAGAAGTAAAGAACAAGGAACAACCAAAAGATCAAGTTGAATCTGTTGAACAAGAGAAAGAAAGCATCTCCAGTCGATGTCGTTCACGATCAAGAGCTAGAAAAATTGTCATAGATGAaactgatgatgatgttgatgatgaagATGACGTTATAGTTGTAGAAGGGAAGAGGGATGCTAAGACAAATGTGATGTCCAAATCAAAGGCACAGAAAAGCACAGAATGTAATGAACTGGAAAATGACTCGGAGAAggagaatgatgatgatgtcaaGATAGAAAGAAAGAGTAGAGGACGCTCAAAACACAGAAAATTCACAGAGACATGTGACGCAATTGAGGATAAACTTAGTCTGAATGAAAAGTCACATGTGGACAAAGATACTAAGAGAAGAAGTAGGTCCAGGTCTGTACTTGTTCTAAATTCAGAAGAGTCTAGTGGTGAACCTGAAGATTGTAATAAGAAAGCTCTTGAAGGAACATTTGTTGTGGAAGATAGTGATTCAGAATGTGATAGTATCCCTAAAAGGACTGTGGAAAGAAAATCTTCAAGGAAATCAGGCAAAGAGGTTAAAAAgactgaaaatgaaaatgccattATTGCTGAAGAAAAAGATACTGGTGAAAATTACAATTCAAAGCAGATTGAGGATGATAAGTTTGCAGCCTTAGATAAGATTGTGAACAGAGACAGGGGTCGAAAATCAAAGAGAATTAAGAGTTTAGATCCAGATGATGTATTTGACGATTTGGAAAAGATGGAAGAAATTTTAGCAAAGGATGAAGAACAGCAGAAGTCTGTGAgtaaagaaaatagaaaacggAGGAAATCAAGAAAAGATGTCAACTATGATTATGACGACAATGAAAGTGATAGTGAAATAACAAAACCTTCCACTGAGGTCAAAAGAACAAAATCGGTTAAAAAGTCGGTAAGAAAGAAGAAAGAAAAGCCagatgacaaaacaaataatgataatatgaaGGCAAAAGGAGAACTTGTCACG gACAGTGAAAAGCGTGCTGTAGATGAGAAGAAAGTTACGGATGAAAAACAGGAAAG CTTGCCAGAAAAAACTCCTGCAGGGCCCAAGATCacagaaaaaggaaaaaagacTGGAGGTAAATCCACGCGCCTGGGGAAGAGCACAAGTAAACGGAGGGTGAAAGAGGCCCAGACAGATGACCAGACGCCGAGAATCAAGAAGGCCAAGGCCAGTCCAGAGCGGGACATCAAG AATGAAAAGGACAGTATTGCGATGTTGAAAAAACGGCTGACAATGCTGACTTCAAAGACAGCAACTCTTGGAGAAAAGGCGCAAGCTGTTGTAGAAGAGGAACTGCCTGATGAGATGGATGCAGAAAATGG TGATGGAGGTAGCAGAAGAAGAAATCGGACTCAAGTCAGCTACAGGCCTCTGCCTCTAAACAC AAAACTTCGCCAGGGTGACAATTTGTACGTAGCATCTTCAAGCACATCAAAAG TGAAAGCCGAGCAGACACGACTGGCTATAGCGCGGAAGATGTTGGTGCCAAAAGTGAGCAAAGACGATAAAGAGAATGTCGACAGACTATCCTCTCAGCTTGACAATGTCTAG